Proteins encoded within one genomic window of Panicum virgatum strain AP13 chromosome 1N, P.virgatum_v5, whole genome shotgun sequence:
- the LOC120653674 gene encoding uncharacterized protein LOC120653674, producing the protein MPVPSVAGFDLNVRLEEPEDDDSVDEVHLDEPPLENESGFDLNLPQVEHAVEAPVEGDNDNDVHVDDEPQDNHGVDLNIPLDEFGAVDFSYIGNDAEPVEQPHRRKEMTEHLRKQVYQSLLARSNNGKLGKKDTTIVAEQFGLHIRAVQRLWKRGTTQLANSIPVVVSGLKKGRVGRKQIPVDLDALRNIPLKQRMTIDDVCKALNLSKWQIQRYLKKGYLRRHSSSIKPYLTEANKRARLQWCVDMVNRELLDDPKFKELYDFVFIDEKWFYLHQKNERYYLLPEEDLPHRTCKNKNYIPRLMFLCVCARPRFRDEVCTFDGRIGCFPLVHYEPAMRGNERTGRIQMAKRRCG; encoded by the exons ATGCCGGTACCCTctg TTGCTGGGTTTGATCTCAACGTTCGTCTCGAGGAGCCTGAAGATGACGATAGCGTGGATGAAGTTCATCTCGACGAGCCTCCATTGGAGAATGAAAGCG GCTTTGATCTGAACCTGCCACAAGTAGAACATGCTGTTGAGGCTCCCGTTGAAGGTGACAACGACAACGACGTCCACGTCGATGACGAGCCACAAGATAACCATGGCG TCGATTTGAACATACCGCTTGATGAATTTGGTGCCGTGGATTTCTCTTATATAGGGAACGATGCTG aACCTGTTGAACAGCCCCATCGAAGGAAAGAGATGACAGAACACctccgcaaacaagtttaccAATCTTTGTTGGCTAGAAGCAACAATGGTAAACTAGGCAAGAAGGACACTACCATTGTCGCCGAGCAATTTGGGCTTCATATTCGGGCAGTTCAGAGGTTATGGAAAAGAGGTACAACACAACTAGCAAACTCCATTCCGGTTGTTGTTTCAGGTCTAAAGAAGGGTAGAGTAGGCCGCAAGCAAATCCCTGTTGACTTAGATGCATTGAGAAACATTCCTTTAAAGCAAAGAATGACAATAGATGATGTGTGCAAGGCACTAAATTTGAGCAAATGGCAGATTCAAAGGTATTTGAAAAAAGGTTACCTTAGGCGCCACTCTAGTAGCATCAAACCCTATCTCACTGAAGCAAACAAGAGGGCTAGGTTACAGTGGTGTGTTGACATGGTTAACAGGGAGTTGCTTGATGATCCAAAGTTTAAGGAGTTGTATGACTTTGTTTTTATTGATGAGAAATGGTTTTACCTACatcaaaaaaatgaaagatATTATTTGCTACCCGAAGAAGATTTACCCCATCGGACTTGTAAGAATAAAAACTACATCCCTAGGCTCATGTTCTTGTGTGTTTGCGCTCGACCAAGGTTTAGGGATGAGGTTTGCACTTTTGATGGTAGGATTGGATGTTTCCCACTTGTTCATTATGAACCGGCTATGAGAGGTAATGAGAGGACCGGCCGT atccaaatggccaagagaagaTGTGGGTAG
- the LOC120656681 gene encoding cationic amino acid transporter 9, chloroplastic-like — protein sequence MTQEPTSLLPAWARTPTTRRPKSRRHQLPISSGAMEEADDHRPHSSTGRPFLSGLCAAALRRKPLGAHTSTAASGEGLVRQLGVLELVLLGIGASIGAGIFVVTGTVARDAGPGVTISFVLAGAACVLNALCYAELASRFPAVVGGAYMYTYAAFNEITAFLVFTQLMVDYHIGAASIARSLASYFIQFLELIPFLKGHIPNWIGHGEEFFGGVISINILAPILLILLTAILCYGVKESSAVNTFMTTLKIVIVIVVVFAGVFEVDVSNWSPFMPNGFKSVVTGATVVFFAYVGFDAVANSAEEAKRPQRDLPIGILGSLLACVLLYVAVCLVITGMVPYTLLGEDAPLAEAFAAKGLEFVTVLISIGAVVGLTTTLLVGLYVQSRLYLGLGRDGLLPSIFARVHPTRHTPLHSQIWVGCVAAVMAGLFNVHMLSHILSVGTLTGYSVVSACVITLRWNDKGTSRRSLGSMSIWQEGVLCLVIVALCGFIVGLCYRFNYAIAFMVVAFLIAVAASFALQFRQVYVDPPGFSCPGVPLVPVISVFFNMVLFAQLHEEAWYRFVILSLVAVGIYAGYGQYNTVPSSSDHSSVGYHGVPFEAP from the exons atGACGCAGGAGCCGACGTCACTTCTGCCGGCCTGGGCGCGGACGCCAACGACGCGACGGCCCAAGTCGCGACGCCACCAGCTCCCCATCTCCTCAGGCGCCATGGAGGAAGCCGACGACCACAGACCCCACTCCTCAACCGGCCGCCCTTTCCTCTCCGGCCTCTGCGCCGCGGCGCTCCGCCGCAAGCCCCTCGGCGCCCACacatccaccgccgcctccggcgaGGGCCTCGTGCGGCAGCTCGGCGTCCTCGAGCTCGTGCTGCTCGGGATCGGGGCTTCCATCGGCGCCGGCATCTTCGTCGTCACCGGCACCGTCGCCCGCGACGCCGGCCCAG GTGTTACGATCAGTTTTGTTCTTGCTGGAGCTGCGTGTGTGCTCAATGCCTTGTGCTATGCTGAACTTGCATCTCGATTCCCTGCTGTGGTTGGGGGAGCATACATGTACACATATGCGGCATTCAATGAGATCACGGCTTTCTTGGTTTTCACTCAGTTGATGGTGGATTACCATATTGGTGCAGCAAGCATAGCTCGCAGCTTAGCAAGCTACTTTATCCAATTCTTGGAACTTATCCCATTCTTGAAGGGACACATTCCAAACTGGATAGGACATGGAGAGGAGTTTTTCGGGGGTGTTATATCGATTAATATATTGGCCCCGATTCTTCTGATCCTATTAACTGCGATTCTCTGCTATGGTGTGAAGGAATCATCAGCGGTGAACACTTTTATGACTACTCTGAAG ATAGTCATTGTAATAGTCGTTGTATTTGCTGGTGTTTTTGAGGTGGATGTATCAAATTGGTCACCATTTATGCCTAATGGTTTCAAATCCGTGGTGACTGGAGCTACAGTAGTCTTTTTTGCATATGTGGGATTTGATGCAGTTGCTAATTCGGCTGAGGAAGCCAAAAGGCCACAG AGGGATTTGCCCATCGGTATTCTAGGAAGCCTTCTAGCATGTGTCTTGTTATATGTTGCTGTATGCTTGGTCATTACTGGAATGGTGCCATATACATTACTTGGTGAAGATGCTCCTTTGGCTGAGGCTTTCGCTGCTAAGGGGCTCGAATTTGTTACTGTATTGATCAGCATTGGTGCTGTTGTTGGACTTACTACAACACTTCTAGTTGGCTTGTATGTTCAG TCACGTTTGTATCTTGGCCTTGGAAGGGATGGGCTTCTACCTTCCATATTTGCTAGAGTACACCCAACAAGGCATACTCCTCTGCACTCTCAGATCTGGGTTGGCTGTGTTGCGGCAGTCATGGCAGGTCTCTTTAATGTGCACATGCTCTCACATATTCTTTCCGTTGGCACTCTG ACCGGTTATTCAGTTGTATCAGCTTGTGTGATCACATTAAGGTGGAATGACAAAGGAACTAGTCGTCGCTCCCTTGGAAGTATGTCAATCTGGCAAGAGGGTGTTCTATGTCTTGTTATTGTTGCTCTTTGTGGTTTTATAGTGGGACTTTGCTATCGATTCAACTATGCTATTGCCTTTATGGTAGTAGCTTTCCTGATAGCTGTTGCTGCCAGTTTTGCTCTCCAGTTCCGTCAG GTCTATGTGGATCCGCCTGGCTTTTCTTGTCCTGGGGTACCGCTGGTTCCAGTTATCTCTGTTTTCTTCAACATGGTCCTGTTTGCTCAG CTACATGAAGAAGCGTGGTATAGATTTGTCATCCTTAGCCTCGTCGCTGTGGGAATTTATGCTGGCTATGGCCAGTACAACACTGTTCCTTCCAGCTCAGACCACTCTTCTGTTGGTTACCACGGAGTCCCTTTTGAAGCTCCATGA
- the LOC120654179 gene encoding probable protein phosphatase 2C 21 gives MGASNSRERPLLQKYSEGGENARFKYAVSSVQDRRKNKKDAFAAIPDLDDLTSFFGVYDGQEGTEVALLCATQFHTELFNHPDYQRDLANAMRMAFFRMDELLEQSDEWKELLSRDTCGGRIQCLCLRTCISAYHWPCAQPPPPYIPPQESGSTACVAAIRGHKIIIGNVGHSRCIISRNGEAIELTNEHKPSHPTEKYRIERAGGRVTIDSALVPGEAEWFFRQRESGISRINGILAHSRAIGHFAFKYNKDFPPEEQMVTCDPDVLTMDITSDIEFLVIVSDGIWTCLTCQGVVDYIHHYLRPRRTDLRTICQKLCDRCEVSSDNVTVILLQFKNAPPPPAPEEDNAANNGDNAGPPADAGNNRDNAAPPAPEETPLLRDDAITEA, from the exons ATGGGTGCATCTAATAGCCGTGAGAGACCTTTGTTACAAAAGTATAGTGAAGGAGGAGAAAATGCCAGATTTAAGTATGCAGTATCATCTGTGCAAGATCGGCGCAAGAACAAGAAAGATGCT TTTGCAGCTATCCCAGATCTAGATGACCTCACATCTTTCTTTGGAGTTTATGATGGCCAAGAAG gaactgaagtggCATTGTTATGTGCAACACAATTTCACACTGAGCTTTTTAACCATCCAGACTATCAACGGGATCTAGCTAATGCAATGCGGATGGCATTTTTCAG AATGGATGAGCTGTTGGAACAGTCAGATGAATGGAAGGAATTACTTTCTCGCGATACTTGTGGTGGTCGGATACAGTGTCTCTGTCTCAGGACTTGTATTTCTGCTTACCATTGGCCCTGCGCACAG CCTCCCCCACCTTACATACCACCACAAGAGTCAGGAAGCACAGCATGTGTAGCTGCCATTAGAGGCCACAAGATCATTATTGGAAATGTTGGACATTCTCGTTGCATAATCTCAAGGAATGGAGAG GCAATTGAATTAACCAATGAACACAAACCAAGCCATCCGACTGAAAAATATAGAATTGAAAGAGCAGGGGGGCGAGTAACCATTGATAGCGCTCTAGTACCAGGAGAAGCAGAATGGTTCTTCCGGCAGCGAGAGTCGGGTATCTCTCGAATTAATGGAATCTTAGCCCATTCCAGAGCGATTG GCCATTTTGCATTCAAGTATAACAAGGATTTTCCTCCTGAAGAACAAATGGTGACATGTGATCCAGATGTTCTCACT ATGGATATTACCAGTGATATTGAGTTCCTTGTCATAGTAAGTGACGGTATCTG GACTTGTCTGACATGTCAGGGTGTGGTTGATTATATTCACCACTACTTAAGACCC CGGAGGACTGATCTGCGCACCATCTGTCAGAAACTTTGTGATCGCTGCGAGGTATCGAGTGACAACGTGACCGTCATACTGCTTCAGTTCAAGaacgccccgccgccacccgctcCAGAAGAGGACAACGCCGCCAACAACGGGGACAACGCCGGGCCACCCGCTGACGCCGGCAACAACAGGGACAACGCCGCGCCACCCGCACCGGAAGAGACGCCCCTCCTGCGTGATGATGCGATAACGGAAGCTTGA